From the genome of Candidatus Ruthia magnifica str. Cm (Calyptogena magnifica):
GCCACTTAAGATTTGACTTACCCTTGACTTACCACAAGCAATACCACCCGTTAGTGCTATTTTAATAATTGACATAGTAATTGATTTTATTAATATTACGTCTTATCTGTTGACATTTACGTTAAATCTTTCGATAATACTCCCTTCTTATTGGTTATGTAGCTCAGTTGGTTAGAGCACAGCATTCATAATGCTGGGGTCGGTGGTTCAAGTCCACCCATAACCACCCATACAATATTACGTATCTTGCTTTGTTTGTTATAAAAAACTAGCTTCATAATCGAGTCAGTGTTCCTATTGTGTGATTACTTGTTTTTATAAAACAATCATTTGAGAGCGCCTTGATTAAGGGTAATTTTTACGTATAATTATTCAATTTTTGAGCAAGGAATTTTATATGCCATCACGCAGAGATTTAGCAAATGCCATTCGTGCTTTAAGCATGGATGCAGTTCAAAAGGCAAACTCAGGTCATCCAGGTGCGCCAATGGGTATGGCAGATATTGCTCAGGTACTTTGGAATGATCATTTGAAGTATAACCCAATACACGCTAAGTGGGCTGATCGTGACCGTTTTGTATTATCAAATGGACATGGATCGATGCTAATTTATTCATTGCTACATTTATCAGGTTATGATCTTAGCATGAATGATATTAAAAACTTTCGTCAATTGCATGCTAAAACAGCAGGTCATCCTGAATATGGATATGCAGATGGTATTGAGACAACAACAGGACCATTAGGACAAGGCGTTACCAATGCAGTTGGTATGGCAATTGCCGAGCGTACATTAGGGGCACAATTTAACAAGCCAGGTCATGATATTGTTGATCATAACACCTATGTATTTATGGGTGATGGTTGCTTAATGGAGGGCTTGTCTCATGAGTCTTGCGCTATGGCTGGTACGTTGGGGCTTGGCAAATTGATTGCGTTTTGGGACGATAATGATATTTCTATTGATGGCCATATTTCTGACTGGATGGAAAAAGATGCAGCGGGTCGTTTTGAGTCTTATGGTTGGCATGTTGTTCGTGATGTTGATGGGCATGATGCTGATGCCATTAATGCAGCTATTAATGCAGCCAAAGCTGAAACTGCTAAACCTTCGCTTATTTGTACACGAACAACCATTGGCTTTGGTTCGCCTAATTTATGCGGTACACATAATTGTCATGGCGCCCCATTGGGTGATGATGAAATTGCTGCAACTCGTAAAGAGTTGGGCTGGGACTTTGCGCCATTTAAAATTCCTGCAGATATTTATAAAGGCTGGGATCATAAAGAAAAAGGTACTATTGATGAATCAGCTTGGGATGTTAAATTTGCAGCTTATAAGGCTGAGTTTCCAGCAGATGCTGCTGAGTTTGAGCGCCGTATGTCGGGTGATTTGCCTGATAATTTTGTAATTGAAATGGATAAATTCATTGCTAAAACGCAAGAAGAAATGCCAAGCATCGCTTCTCGTCAAGCCTCTCAACGTACGATTGAAACCATGGCTCCTTTATTGCCAGAAATGTTTGGAGGCTCTGCTGATTTGACCGGATCTAACCTAACTAATTGGTCAGGTACTGTTAAAGTGAATGCACAAAACGCGAATGGTAATTATATTTCATGGGGTGTTCGTGAATTTGGTATGGCACACATGATGAATGGTATGGTGCTTCATGGTGCTTTTAAGGTTTATGGTGCAACATTTTTTATGTTTATGGAATTTATGCGTAATGCATTGCGTATGTCAGCACTGATGAAAATTGGTACAATTTATGTTTATACTCATGATTCTATCGGTCTAGGCGAAGATGGTCCTACGCATCAGCCAATTGAGCAGTTAGCAACCATGCGCATGATTCCTAATTTCCAGTCTTGGAGAGGATGCGATGCAGTGGAATCAGCGGTATCTTGGAAAATGGCGATACTTAGAAATAATGCGCCAACAGGACTGGTTTTTTCACGCCAAACTTTAACGGCAATGGAGCGAACTTCTGAGCAAGTGGCAAATATTGAAAAAGGCGGTTATATTCTTAAAGATTGTGAAGGTACGGCTGATATTATCTTTATTGCAACGGGTTCTGAAGTGGGCTTAGCAGTTGAAGCAGCAGCAGCAATGGATGTCAAAGTGCGTGTTGTTTCAATGCCTTGTACAAATGCTTATGATGATCAAGGCCAAGCTTATAAAGATTCAGTTTTAACACCTGGTGTAAAGCGCCTTGCAATTGAGGCAGGTGTTGGTGATGGATGGTATAAATACGTAGGTCTAGATGGTGATGTGGTTTGTATGACAACCTTCGGTGAGTCTGCACCAGCGGATCAATTATTTAAAGCATTTGGTTTTACAATAAATAACGTCATTGCAAAAGCAATAGCTGTTATTGGTTAAAATAATAAATTTAAACATGGTAAAAGTTATTGATAATCTTTTTAGTGTTTTTAATGAGATTTATGCCTAAATGGTATAATGTAATTGGAGTAAAAAAGGAGTAAGAAAATGGCAATAAAAGTGGGTATTAATGGTTTTGGTCGTATTGGTCGCATGGTATTTCGTGCAATTGCAAAGAATTTTTCAGAACTAGAAGTAGTTGGTATTAACGACTTATTAGACAATGATTACTTGGCATATATGCTAAAGTATGATACAGTTCACGGTCGTTTTGATGGCGATATTGTAGTTGATGGTGATAATTTTGTCATCAATGGCAAAAAAATTCGCTTGTCAGCTGAACGTAATCCTGCTGATCTTGCATGGGGTGATATTGATGTAGATGTGGCAATTGATTGCACAGGTTTTTTCTTAACTGAAGAATTTTGTCAAGCGCACATTGATGCGGGTGCAAAAAAAGTGGTTCAATCAGCACCTTCTAAAGACAACACACCAATGTTTGTATATGGTGTAAATCACACTAAATATACAGGTCAGGCCATTATTTCAGCAGCATCTTGTACCACTAATTGTCTTGCACCAATCGCTAAAGTGATTAATGATAATTGGGGCTTAAAGCGCGGTTTAATGACGACAGTTCATGCATCAACAGCAGCACAAAAAACGGTTGACGGTCCTTCAATGAAAGATTGGAGAGGTGGTCGTTCGGTGTTTGAGAATATCATTCCTTCATCAACAGGTGCTGCTAAAGCAGTAGGTGTTGTATTGCCAGAGCTTAATGGTAAATTAACAGGTATGGCATTTCGTATTCCATCGGTTGATGTTTCAGTGGTTGATTTAACTTGCGAGTTAAACAAGAATGTAACTTATGAGCAAATTTGTGATGCTATGAAAGAAGCCTCAAAAAGCTCAATGAAGGGCACATTAGCCTACACCGAAGACTCAGTTGTATCAAGTGACTTCCGTGGTTTTAGCGCTTCTTCTATTTTTGATTCTAGCGCAGGTATTGCGCTGGATGATACGTTTGTTAAAGTTGTATCTTGGTATGATAACGAGTATGGTTATACTTGTAATATGCTTCGTTTAGTTGAGCATATTGCTTAAACTATTAAAAATACGGCTCGTATTACGAAGCTGTTCTTTTATGTCAGGTTTATATATTAAAAGCTCACAACTAAGTGTTAGTGGGGTAATTAAAAGACTTAAGAAAGCTGTTATAGACAACCGGTTTGATATTTTGCATATTTTTGATATTAAACAAACATTGGCTGACAGAGGAATGCCAGATATTCGAAATTTGTAATCCAAAAGTTGCAAAAGATATTCTTGAAAAGGATATTAATTTAGCCACAATGTTACCGTGTCGAATTTCAGTGTATACTCAGGATAATGTTACTAAAGTTGGTTTGGTATTGCTCTCTAAGCAAATTGTTCAACTGTTAAATGCTAATGAGCTATTATCATTGGTTGAGCCTGATTAAAATTGTTAATCAGTCTATTGCATAAAATAAATAGGAGAATTATTATGTCAGTTATTAATTTATTAGATTTGGATTTAAGTTCAAAACGAGTGTTAATTCGTCAAGACCTTAATGTGTCGATTTCTAATTGGATTGTTACCAGTGATAAGCGTATTAAAGCCTCTCTACCAACCATTAAAATTGCTTTAAAACAAGGCGCTAAAGTCATGCTGATGTCACACCGTGGTCGTCCAATTGAAGGTGAGCCAAGTGATGAATTTAGCCTGCAACCTGTTGCTGATCGTTTGAGTGAATTATTAAATACCACAGTGCGTTTAGAAAAAGACTGGCTGAATGGTGTTCAAATGAACAATGGTGAGGTGGTGCTTTGTGAAAACGTACGCTTTAATGCTGGTGAAATGGCTAATGACGATAACTTATCTAAGCGTATGGCTTTGATGTGTGATATTTTTGTGATGGACGCGTTTGGTACTGCGCATCGCGCTCAGGCTTCTACTCATGGTGTTGCTAAATATGCGCCCATTGCTTGTTCAGGTCCATTATTATCGGGTGAGCTTGATGCGCTTGGAAAGGTATTAGATAATCCTAAGCGCCCAATGGTTGCGATTGTTGGCGGCTCTAAGGTTTCAACAAAGTTAACCGTACTTGAGTCTTTATCTAAAATAGTAGATCAACTAGTTGTAGGTGGCGGTATTGCCAATACTTTTATTGCAGCTCAGGGTTTTAACGTGGGCAAATCTTTGTGTGAACATGATTTAATCCCAATGGCTAAAAAACTAATGGAAGATTGTGAAATCCCAGTGCCAACAGATGTGGTTTGTGGCAAGGAGTTTTCAGAGACTGCAGAAGCGCAAACCAAGGCTTCAACAGAAGTTTCTGATGATGATATGATTTTTGATATTGGGCCTGAGTCTATTAAGCAGCTAGCTAAAATTATGGAAAACGCAGGTACTATTGTATGGAATGGGCCAGTTGGTGTGTTTGAATTTGAGCAATTTGCTAGTGGTACCAAAACACTAGGTAAGGCAATTGCTGAATCTGATGCATTTTCAATTGCTGGTGGTGGTGATACATTGGCAGCTGTTGATAAATACGGCATTGAAGACAAGATAAACTATATTTCAACAGGTGGTGGTGCATTTTTAGAATTTTTAGAAGGCAAAATATTACCAGCAGTAGAAATTTTAGAACAAAGAGCTTCGGGTGTAGATTTTGCCTAGAAGAACTAAAATATTAGCCACGCTTGGCCCTGCAACGGACAAAGAAGGTGTACTAGATAGCATTCTTGAGGCAGGCGTTAATGTTGTGCGTATTAATTTCTCACACGGCTCAAAACAAGAACATTTAAACAGAGTTAAGGCAGTGCGTGCTTGGGCGCAAGTAAATCAGACTTATGTGGGTGTGTTGATGGATCTTCAAGGTCCTAAAATTCGTATTACTACTTTCAAAGATGGCATGAAAATTCAACTGAATAATGGTGATATTTTTGCACTTGATGCTGATTTGGATGAGAATTCAGGCAATCAATATTCGGTGGGTATTGTGTATAAAAAATTACCACAAGAGGTGCGAGTTGGTAATGTTTTATTATTAGATGACGGAAAAATAGTACTAGAGGTTATTGGTATTAAAGGCAATAAAATTAATACTATTGTGACACAAGGTGGTATCTTGTCAGATAAAAAGGGTATCAACCTTCGTGGTGGTGGTTTGTCTGCTAATGCATTGACTGAAAAAGATAAAAAAGATATCTTAATTGCAGCAAAAGCTAAAGCAGATTATGTGGCTTTATCGTTTCCAATTAGCGGTGATGATGTGCGTAAAACTAAGCAATTATTAAAACAAATGGGTTGTGATGCTGGTGTAATTTCAAAAATTGAACGTGCCGAGTCTTTGGTAGAGAGTGTTATTTTAGACATCATCAAAGAGTCGGCAGGCATTATGGTGGCACGTGGTGATTTAGGTGTTGAAATTGGTGATGCACAATTGCCTGCACAACAAAAACGCTTAATTAAGTTGGCTAGATCGAATAATCGAATTGTTATTACTGCAACGCAAATGCTGGAATCAATGATTACCAGTCCAATCCCGACTCGTGCTGAGGTTTTTGATGTCGCTAATGCAGTATTAGATGGCACTGACGCAGTGATGCTTTCAGCTGAAACAGCAGTAGGTAATTTTCCTGAAAACGCTGTTAAAACTATGCATGATGTTTGTATTGAAACTGAAAAAAATCCTATTGCTAAAATATCCCATCATCGTCTTGATGAAACATTTACTTATATTGACGAAACTATTGCTATGAGTGCAATGTATGCTGCTAATCATATGGGTACTAGGGTGATTGTGACCTTAACAGAAAGTGGTAAAACCGCCATATGGATGTCAAGAATTAGTTCAGGTATTCCTATTGTAGCGATGTCTGATAAAGTATCAACTTTGCAAAAAGCTACACTCTATAGGGGGGTTCATCCTTGTTTTTTGTCAACTAAAAAAGATTGGATAGAGATAAATAAGGCTGTCATTAAACGTTTACAAGTTGGTAATTTTGTTTATGATGGTGACAGCGTTATACTAACCAAGGGTATGTATAAAAATAAGTCAGGCGGTACAAATTTGATGAAAATTTTGACAGTTGGCGATTCAGAATATTAAAATAAATATAAATAGTTATAATCATTAAATAATAAGACACTAAACCTTAATTATCAAGAAAAAACTTAAAAAAGGAGAAAAATATGTTAATTTCATTAAGAGAATTATTAGATCATGCGGCAGAAAATGACTATGGCATGCCAGCATTCAATGTTAACAATATGGAGCAAGTTCATGCTATTATGCGAGCTGCAGATAAAACCAATAGTCCTGTTATTATGCAAGGCTCTGCTGGTGCAAGAGGTTATGCAGGTGAGCCGTTTTTACGTCATTTAATTTTAGCAGCAACCGAAATGTATCCACACATTCCAGTGGTTATGCATCAAGACCATGGTTCTGAGCCATCTGTTTGTTTGCGTTCAATTCAATCTGGTTTTTCATCAGTGATGATGGATGGTTCATTAAAAACGGATATGAAAACACCAGCCTCATTTGAATATAATGTTAATGTGACTGCTGAAGTTGTAAAAATGGCACACGCAGGTGGCGTTTCTGTTGAAGGTGAGTTAGGTTGTTTGGGCTCATTAGAAACTGGCATGATGGGCGAAGAGGATGGCCATGGTGCTGAAAGTAAATTAGATTTAGATATGTTGTTAACTTCAGTTGAAGAAGCCGCTGATTTTGTTAAAGCAACTAACGTTGATGCACTGGCCATTGCTATTGGTACCTCGCATGGTGCTTATAAATTTACCCAAGAGCCAACAGGTGATGTGTTACGTATTGACAGAATTAAAGAAATTTATACGCGCATTCCAGATACGCATTTAGTGATGCACGGCTCTTCTTCAGTGCCACAAGATTGGTTGAAGATTATTAACGATTTTGGGGGTGATATGGGTCAAACTTATGGAGTTCCTGTTGAAGAAATTCAAGAAGGTATTAAACATGGCGTACGTAAAGTTAATATTGATACCGATTTACGCATGGCGTCAACAGGAGCGGTTCGTAGATACTTGGTCGAAAATGCATCAAACTTTGATCCACGTAAATTCTTAAAAGAAGCAACTAATGCAATGAGTGATATTTGTGCAGCACGTTTTGAAGCGTTTGGCTCAGCAGGTAATGCTGATAAAATCACCGTGTCTTCATTAGATACTATGAGTCAAAGATATCTCTCTGGTGAATTGGACGTTCAAGTAAAGTAGATGCCTAATAATTAAGAATCAAAAAAGGCTCGTTTTAACAACGGGTCTTTTTATTTTAAGTTAATGAACATGGGACAAGCTAAGAGCTATTCAGTGATTGTTATTGGTGGTGGTCATGCTGGCACAGAAGCGGCACTTTCAAGTGCTCGTATGGGTGTTTGTACGTTGCTTATTTCTCATAACATTGAAACACTTGGGCAAATGAGTTGTAACCCTGCAATTGGCGGGATTGGTAAAGGACATTTGGTTAAAGAGATTGATGCGATGGGTGGTATTATGGCACGCGCGATTGATAAGTCTGGGATACAATTTCGTACACTAAATGCTTCAAAAGGTCCAGCAGTACGTGCGACCCGTGCGCAGGCTGATCGTATTTTGTATAAGGCACAGATTCGTTACACTTTAGAAAATCAAGACAATCTATCTTTATTTCAACAGGCAGTTGATGATTTAATCATTGAGCATGATCAAATTAAAGGTGTTGTGACTCAGATGGGGCTTGCTTTTATGGCGGATAAGGTGATTCTAACATCAGGTACTTTTTTAGGTGGTGTTATCCACATTGGACAGCGTAATTTTCAAGGCGGTCGTGCAGGTGATGCGCCATCAAACGCTTTGTCAGGAAAATTGCGTTCT
Proteins encoded in this window:
- the fba gene encoding class II fructose-bisphosphate aldolase (catalyzes the reversible aldol condensation of dihydroxyacetonephosphate and glyceraldehyde 3-phosphate in the Calvin cycle, glycolysis, and/or gluconeogenesis); translation: MLISLRELLDHAAENDYGMPAFNVNNMEQVHAIMRAADKTNSPVIMQGSAGARGYAGEPFLRHLILAATEMYPHIPVVMHQDHGSEPSVCLRSIQSGFSSVMMDGSLKTDMKTPASFEYNVNVTAEVVKMAHAGGVSVEGELGCLGSLETGMMGEEDGHGAESKLDLDMLLTSVEEAADFVKATNVDALAIAIGTSHGAYKFTQEPTGDVLRIDRIKEIYTRIPDTHLVMHGSSSVPQDWLKIINDFGGDMGQTYGVPVEEIQEGIKHGVRKVNIDTDLRMASTGAVRRYLVENASNFDPRKFLKEATNAMSDICAARFEAFGSAGNADKITVSSLDTMSQRYLSGELDVQVK
- the pyk gene encoding pyruvate kinase; the encoded protein is MPRRTKILATLGPATDKEGVLDSILEAGVNVVRINFSHGSKQEHLNRVKAVRAWAQVNQTYVGVLMDLQGPKIRITTFKDGMKIQLNNGDIFALDADLDENSGNQYSVGIVYKKLPQEVRVGNVLLLDDGKIVLEVIGIKGNKINTIVTQGGILSDKKGINLRGGGLSANALTEKDKKDILIAAKAKADYVALSFPISGDDVRKTKQLLKQMGCDAGVISKIERAESLVESVILDIIKESAGIMVARGDLGVEIGDAQLPAQQKRLIKLARSNNRIVITATQMLESMITSPIPTRAEVFDVANAVLDGTDAVMLSAETAVGNFPENAVKTMHDVCIETEKNPIAKISHHRLDETFTYIDETIAMSAMYAANHMGTRVIVTLTESGKTAIWMSRISSGIPIVAMSDKVSTLQKATLYRGVHPCFLSTKKDWIEINKAVIKRLQVGNFVYDGDSVILTKGMYKNKSGGTNLMKILTVGDSEY
- the gap gene encoding type I glyceraldehyde-3-phosphate dehydrogenase, whose product is MAIKVGINGFGRIGRMVFRAIAKNFSELEVVGINDLLDNDYLAYMLKYDTVHGRFDGDIVVDGDNFVINGKKIRLSAERNPADLAWGDIDVDVAIDCTGFFLTEEFCQAHIDAGAKKVVQSAPSKDNTPMFVYGVNHTKYTGQAIISAASCTTNCLAPIAKVINDNWGLKRGLMTTVHASTAAQKTVDGPSMKDWRGGRSVFENIIPSSTGAAKAVGVVLPELNGKLTGMAFRIPSVDVSVVDLTCELNKNVTYEQICDAMKEASKSSMKGTLAYTEDSVVSSDFRGFSASSIFDSSAGIALDDTFVKVVSWYDNEYGYTCNMLRLVEHIA
- a CDS encoding phosphoglycerate kinase, giving the protein MSVINLLDLDLSSKRVLIRQDLNVSISNWIVTSDKRIKASLPTIKIALKQGAKVMLMSHRGRPIEGEPSDEFSLQPVADRLSELLNTTVRLEKDWLNGVQMNNGEVVLCENVRFNAGEMANDDNLSKRMALMCDIFVMDAFGTAHRAQASTHGVAKYAPIACSGPLLSGELDALGKVLDNPKRPMVAIVGGSKVSTKLTVLESLSKIVDQLVVGGGIANTFIAAQGFNVGKSLCEHDLIPMAKKLMEDCEIPVPTDVVCGKEFSETAEAQTKASTEVSDDDMIFDIGPESIKQLAKIMENAGTIVWNGPVGVFEFEQFASGTKTLGKAIAESDAFSIAGGGDTLAAVDKYGIEDKINYISTGGGAFLEFLEGKILPAVEILEQRASGVDFA
- the tkt gene encoding transketolase, producing the protein MPSRRDLANAIRALSMDAVQKANSGHPGAPMGMADIAQVLWNDHLKYNPIHAKWADRDRFVLSNGHGSMLIYSLLHLSGYDLSMNDIKNFRQLHAKTAGHPEYGYADGIETTTGPLGQGVTNAVGMAIAERTLGAQFNKPGHDIVDHNTYVFMGDGCLMEGLSHESCAMAGTLGLGKLIAFWDDNDISIDGHISDWMEKDAAGRFESYGWHVVRDVDGHDADAINAAINAAKAETAKPSLICTRTTIGFGSPNLCGTHNCHGAPLGDDEIAATRKELGWDFAPFKIPADIYKGWDHKEKGTIDESAWDVKFAAYKAEFPADAAEFERRMSGDLPDNFVIEMDKFIAKTQEEMPSIASRQASQRTIETMAPLLPEMFGGSADLTGSNLTNWSGTVKVNAQNANGNYISWGVREFGMAHMMNGMVLHGAFKVYGATFFMFMEFMRNALRMSALMKIGTIYVYTHDSIGLGEDGPTHQPIEQLATMRMIPNFQSWRGCDAVESAVSWKMAILRNNAPTGLVFSRQTLTAMERTSEQVANIEKGGYILKDCEGTADIIFIATGSEVGLAVEAAAAMDVKVRVVSMPCTNAYDDQGQAYKDSVLTPGVKRLAIEAGVGDGWYKYVGLDGDVVCMTTFGESAPADQLFKAFGFTINNVIAKAIAVIG